The genomic region GAAGTGCGCGATAAAGTAGGCCCCAAACGGTCCTAAAGCTTCATCAAGAACGAGGTGACGACCCAAGGGAGTCACCGAAGTTTTGGACGAAGTCGGCCTGCGCAAGTGACATCGCTTTCCTTGACCTGGTATGCCCCATCGGCCGATGACGGTATAACCATCGTCGATATTGCCGCCTTGTGCAAGTTTACCTTGAGACGCACGGCTGTGCGGTGACGCAGGGGGAGTCCCGCGTCATCGAATCGGTCCTCGTTCGCGACGGCCACGCGCTCTCCCCGACGCTTGCCGATGCGGACACGGCGATCATCGTCACCTGCGCCGTGGTGGAACGGACCGAGCGCGACATGGCCCGACGCATCGCGGCCCTCAAGGAGTCTGGAAAGGACGTGATCGTCACCGGCTGCCTCGCGACGTCACGCGCCGACCTCATCCGCGACATCGCCCCCCAAGCCATCATCCTCCCGCCGCAAGGCGTCGCCCACGCGTCGACCGTCATCGAGACAGGGGTCGTGCCTCCTAAGAAAGACCCGCGCGTCCGGGTACGGCGCCAGGACTCGGCGCCCGTGGAGACCATTGTCATCAACGACGGGTGCACGGGGAACTGCTCGTTTTGCATCACGAAGCTAGCGCGACCCGGATTGGAGACGTTCTCAATCGACGACATCACCGCCGACGTCCGCGACGCGGTCGATGCGGGCGCAGTCGAGATCCGGCTCACGAGCATGGACACCGCCGCCTACGGCGCAGGCACGGGGCCGCGGTTACCGGCGCTTCTTCAACGCGTCTCGCGCGTCGACGGCGATTTCCGGGTGCGCGTAGGGATGATGAACCCCTTCGCGCTCGAACCAATACTCGACGACCTCATCGAGGCCTTCCGAGAGCCCAAACTGTTCAAGTTCCTCCACCTACCCGTCCAATCGGGAAGCGACCCGATTCTCACGGCGATGGGGCGTCATCACACGGCCGCCGATTTCAAGGACATCGTTGCCAGGTTCAGGGCGGAGTTCCCGGACATCACCATCGCGACGGACGTGATCACCGGCTTCCCGGAGGAGGATGAAACGGCGTTCGAAGCGACCGTGCGCCTCCTCGACGACGTTTCCCCCGACATCATCAACATCACCCGGTTCTCGCGGCGCCCCGGGACCCGCGCCGACGCATTCGGCGGGCAGGTGCCGTCGCGCGTCGCGACCGACCGAAGCCGCATCCTTACGAAGCATAGGCTGCGGACATCGCGCGAGCGCCTCCGGCGCCACGTCGGCCGACGCGTTCGCGTGCTCGCCACGGAGCGACTCCGACAGGGCTCCGTCGTAGGCAGGACGCAGGAATACCGGCAGGTGGTCTTGCCCGACGTTCCCCTTGCGAGATGGTACGACGTGGAGGTCACCGGTTCGACGGATCATTGGCTCGTCGGCGAAATCGTCTCAGGCGGGGTCGCGCCGACAGAGACCTCCCATCAGGCCGAATAGGTAGGGTCGGGGAAGAAGTAGTAGCGGAAGAATTTCGCAGCCGGCGGCGCCGCGTCGTTGCTGTACCAGACGAAATGAATCTCGTTTCCCGGCTCGACGAGACCGTCCGCTGGCGAGGCCGGATCGTACGGGCCGGCCCTCGCGGCGTTGTAGACCTTGTGCGTTTCGTCCACATGGATGCGCTCGGTGGCGGCCATCACGTGAGCCTTCCAGGTCGTCTTGTTGGAATGCGGATCCCGGAAAGGCAGACCGTTCCTGTAGACGCGGGCGTCGCCCCACGCGGCGGCGCGGACCAAGATCTCCGGGACGAGCGTGTCCCCGACGCCGCTTGCGCCATGCTCGTGGATGTTGAAGGCGACGCCGCCATCGTGGAAGGGCCTTGATTCCGTGAACCGGTCGAAGATGACCAAGAAGTTCGCGCCTGAATCGGTGACGTTCACTTCTACGAGGCCGCTATTCGCGGTGTTCGATAAGCTCACGGCGATCCGCCCATCGATTGAGTGGACGTTCTTCGCCTCATAATCATAGGTGCCGCTCGTGGCGAAACCGCCGGTCGCGGACGCCGTCAACGTGTCCCCTCCAAGCCCGACGCAGCCCGCGACAAGAAGGAGGCCTAAGAGGAACGTTGCCGTTTCGCGCCTGCCCTTGCGCACGCGCGTGAAGCATGGCGACGTTACTTAACGGTTGCCCGATGTGCGCGGCTTAGAAGACAGCATACGTTTAAATCAGATGAGCGAATTGGAGAGCCGGGGTATCCCAAGGATGAAAGTATCTGAACTTCGCGACCGCGCCAAGGTCGACACGATCGACGTCGAGGTCGTCAAGAAGGAAGAACCGCGCGAATTCACTTCCAAGTACGGTGATTCCGGCATGGTCTGCGACGCCGTCGTGAAGGACGAGACGGGCGAGGTGGATCTCACGCTCTGGAACGACGAGATCCAAAAGGTAAGCGTCGGGAACAAGATCCGCATCACCAACGGGTGGGTCTCGGCGTTTCGGGGAAAGAACAAGCTCTCCGCCGGAAAGTACGGAAAACTCGAAGTCCTCTAGTGCATCCCGCGTCCTTCGATCCGGTTTTCCTTCCATATCAAAGCGTAGGCTCTGAAACGCAACCCTTAAGAGCCATCCTTCCCACAAGTATCCTGAAGAGAAGATGGACCCCCAGGGGTTGCCGCACACCGGCGGTCATTCGGGTCTGCCGGAACCAACGCCGAGACTCCCGATCGAGACGCTTCGCGACTATTATGTGACGCGTTTCGGCGGATTCTCCGAGGACCTGACGGAAGGCGAGATCGGCATCAATGCCACCGCTTTGGAACTTAACACCCGCCTCGAACGCGCCACCGCCGTCCTCCTCATGAAGATCCACGCATTGACCCGGATACCACTGCATTTCCGTCGGATGTTCACCATAGTACCGATCGACGATTCGATGCCGGGCGCATTGGCGCACACGCTACAGGGCCAAGCCGTCCTCTCGCCGTGGGACGCCATCGAAGGCGGGTGGCGCGAACATTACGATCTTCTGGAAGGGGATGAGATCATCATCAATTCGATGCCCGCAAGATGGAGGCTCCCGGAGAACCTCTTGAGACGGCTTTCGACGGGCGGTTGAAAGACTTCATTAACGGCCCAACCGCTTGCATCCTGTTGCCCGAGATGTTCGACATCGTGGACGCCGATGATCAAGTCATCGGCCAAGCCTCCCGTGCGGAGGTCCATCGACGAAGGCTCCTCCACAGGAGCGTCCACGTTTACGTTTTCAACTCCAAGGGCGAGCTCTACCTTCAACACCGCAGCATGAAAAAAGACCTCTATCCCGGAAAATGGACGGGCTCCGCGTCCGGACATCTTGGTCCCGGCGAATCCTACGCCTCGGCGGCACGGCGCGAACTGAAGGAGGAACTCGGCGTCGACTGCGACATGCACGAGGCGTATCGTTTCGACTACGAGGGGCGCGAGGAGCGGGAAAAGAGCGCGCTGTTCCTGGCGCGCCACGACGGGCCGATGGCCCACAACAGGGAGGAAGTCTCCGACGGGAGATTTGAAACGCTTGCGACGGTCGAAGCGTGGCTTCGCGAACGGCCCGATGATTTCGCGCCCGGGTTCCAAGTCGGGTTCGAGAAGTTCCTACGCGAAGGGCCCGCGCTTCCCCTCGTTGGCGATCCCGGGGACAAGAGACGCAGGGGGCTGTGAAGCACGGGCGCGCAATCAGCCATGGCCTGCGCGTTGATCCTGGTCTTGTCAGTCACCGGGTGCCTGCGTCCGCCCAGCGACGCTAAGAACCTGACGGCCGTCGATGATGTCACCGCCGGCGGCATGTCCGACGACGAGGGCCCGGGCGATGGCGCCGCGGGGGACACGGAAGGCGAGGATGCACCCTCGGATGAGGGCGCCGGAACGGGGCCAGATGAGAACGCCGACATGAACGGCACTGGTGACGACTCCATTGGGGGTTCAGAAACGGATGCCGGTGGCGCCTCGATCACCGGGTTGCGGCCGGTGGCGAAACCTTGGGGCGATGTGGACGATTTCGCCTACCAGCTCCAGGACCTTGACCTCGTCCAAATCGGGGCGAGCCGCTTCGACCTCGTTGTCATCGATTATTCGCGCGACGGCACGGACCCCGGCCGCTTCACCCACGCCGAGATCGACGCGTTGAGGAACGGTTCCGGCGGACCGAAGCTCGTGCTCGCTTACGTGAGCATTGGCGAAGCCGAGGATTACCGCTACTACTGGAACGCGTCGTGGGACGCCGATGGAGACGGCGTGCCGGACGCCGATTCGCCCGCATGGCTTGGGCCCGAGAATCCGGAGTGGCCGGGAAACTACAAGGTGCGTTATTGGGACGCCGCGTGGCGTGCGATCGTTTTCGATTACATGGACCGGATCGTCAAGGCAGGGTTCGACGGCGTGTACTTGGACATCATCGACGCTTACGAGTACTGGGGCCCCGGCGGCGAGAGCGGCCTTGAACGCGCGAGCTCAGAGGCGGAGATGGTAGAACTTGTGAAAAGCATCGGGGAGCACGCCCGTTCCACCCGGGGAAGGGTCGGTTTTGGGCTGTTCCCGCAAAACGGCGAAGCGCTCGCCGTCCATGACGACTATGTGTCCGCCATAAGCGGCATCGGCAAGGAAGACACGTGGTACAACGACGACACGCCGCAGGGAACCACCCACACGGAAAAAGTGACCTCCATGCTCGACGTCTTCCGCGCCGCCGGGAAACTCGTTCTAACGACCGATTACGCGACGAAGACCGCGTCGATCGATGATGTCTTCCTTGAGAGCCGGTCACGAGGGTACGTGCCCTACGCAACGGTGCGAAGCCTCGATCGCCTCTCGGTCCCGGAGGGCCACCCGCCAGACTAGGTCGAAGGCGCATCCGCGTCGGCGAAACTGGCGTAAGCATTGAACGTGACGGATCGGGCCGCGACCCTCACGACGACCGCCGGCCTCTCGTTCGGGACCTCGAAATCCGTCTTCCACGAGCCACCCCACTCTGCGACACGCACCCGCGCATCATGCAGGCCCTCTCCAAGTTCGAGCGAGAAGTGGAGGTATTTCCCCGTTCCATTGCTCGCTGGGATAGGGCCGATCCAAAGCGTCGAGTTGTCGACGGACAGCATGACGTCGACGGTCTCTTCCACACCCGGTGAACCGCGTAACTCGAAGATCACCGTCTGCCTGAAATCAGTGGGCAGGTCCTTCGGTTTCGAATCTGCGGGGAGGTCGACGCATCCGGCGAGGGCCAAAGACGCCGCGATCGATGCCAGGACGATTCCGGACCACACCCCTGTCTTCTTTCCGTTCATTCCTTCCTCTCCATCCATCCACGTTCCATCGCGTATTTGAATAGCCGTTTCGTGGTCTGCGTCTCGTTTCCCGTGACCGTCACGCTCGTGCCCCACGAATAGCGAACCCCCTTCTCGTAGTCCTTGAAGGTCTTCCTCACCACGTATTCGACGGGCTTTCCCGTCTCTTGGAACTCCTGTAGCCGCGTGAGAGTCCTGGTGCTCGAGAAGTTCCCGGTGAAAAGGCCGACGTTGCGTTTTGCGACGACGGCGATCTTCGTGACGACGGCGTCGAGGAAGTGCCTGTCGTGGCTTACGACGAGCATCGTGCCGTCGTACTCCGCCAGCGCTTTCTCTATCACGTCCTGCGAGGCGAGGTCGAGGTGGTTCGTAGGTTCGTCGAGGACGAGGAAATTGGTCTCGCCGATGAGGAACTTTGCAAGGGCGAGACGTGCTTTCTCGCCGCCGGAGAGTTTTCCAGCCGTCTTGAATGCGTCCTCGCCTCTGAAGAGGAACCTTCCGAGGATACCTCTCGCCTCCTCGTCGGCCATCTTCGGGCGGACCGACCGCACTTCCTCGATGAGTTTTCGGTTCGGGTCCAATCCCGCATGCTCCTGGTCGAAGAAACCGAGTTTCACCCCGGGCGCCATGTGGATGCGGCCCTTCGTCGCTTTCTCAAGTCCCACGATCATGCGAAGGATGGTCGTCTTTCCGCAGCCGTTCGGACCTATGAGGCCTATCTTGTCGCCCTTGGAGATATGCATCTCCGAGTTCTCGAGCAGCACATCGTCGCCGAAGCGCTTCGAGACGCCCTCGAAGGCGAGGACCTCGTTGCTGCTCTTGTGCGCCGCTTCGAGCTTCATGTTGAACGTCTTCTGCCTGAGACCCGCCGGTTCCGAGTCGCGTTTCATCTTATGAAGGCGGGTCATCTTCGACCTCGCCTGCGCGTCGAAACGGTTCCTGCGCTTGATCTCCTCGATTATCTGGATCTGCCGCTGGACCTCGTCGAACTCGCGCCGCCGTTTGGCGTCCATGGCGCGCGTGTACGCGGCCTTTTGATCCTTGTAATCGGTGAAGTTCCCGTCCCATTCGACGACGTGGTGGTTGTCGAGTTCAAGGATCTTCGTCGCGAGATTGTCCATCAGGTACTGGTCATGGGCGACGAGTATGAGCCCGCGGTTGTAGCGCTCGACGAGGAACTCCTCGAGCCACTCCACGGTCTCGATGTCGAGGTGGTTCGTCGGTTCGTCGAGCATGAGAAGGTCCATCTCTTCCCAGTTCGCAAGGGCTTTCGCGAGGAGCACCCGCGTTTTCTGCCCCCCCGAGAGTTCCTTCATCTTCGTCTCCATCTCGACGTCTTCGAGGCCGAGTTCGTTGAGCATCGTGAGCGCCGCCGACGCGCTTCCCTTCGAGGAAAGGCTCTGGACCTCCCGCTGGAGTTCGCTATAGTGCGTGAGCACGTCCTCGTAACCCGGCGCCTCGTAGAAGCGCGGATCGGCCATCCGTTCCTCGATGTCGTGGATCTCTCCTTCGAGGTTCGTGACCTGGGTGGACTTCACGGTGAGAAGGCTCCCGACGGTCGCGTCAGGAGCGAACTCGAACTGCTGCGTCATGTAACCGTAGCGCATCCGGTTGTCGACGTACATGTCTCCCGTCTCCGGCTTGAGGCGTCCAGTGATGAGGCCGAGGATAGTGGTCTTTCCAGCGCCGTTGGGGCCGAAAAGCGCGATGCGCTCGCCCTCCTCTATCTTGAAACGGGCGTCGGCCAGCACGCGACGTGAACCGTAGGCGAATGAGACGCCGTCGGCGGCGACCAAAAGGCGGGTCATTTACAGGAGCGGAAGAGGCACACCCATTGGATAAATACTAAGCGCAGAAACAGGCCACGCTGTTACCCCGAAGCGGGCATCGATCAAAGACTTGTGCTGATGAACGTCTTGGTGTCTATGACGCCCGCGATAGTGCGTATCTTCCCCACGACGACCTCGGTGACGTCATCTGCGTTGTTCGCCTCGATCTTGCAGATCACATCGAACTCGCCGAAGAGCCCGTACTTCTCCTTTATCTGCGGGATCTTCTCGAGGGCCTTGAAGACGTCATGCTCCTTGCCTGGCGCTGTGCGGACAAGTACGTAGCCAAGCATGGGCATGGCTTGGTCATAATCAATGGTTTATAAAAAGGTGTCTGGGCGTCGTTCTGGCGGGCTACAACGAGTCCTGCATCGGAATCCCCCCTCCGTGGACGCGGGGTTCATTCTAAACGGCCGCGCAAATGGAAGCGTGGGGCCCGTTACTGGACCAATGGGAGCATGTCGGCTTCCTCCACACGGAATTGGAGGAGTCGCTTCTCATGGCCGGCCTCAACGCGGGGCTCCTAAGGAGCGCTAGGTTGGTCACGTAACCTGGCGCGACTGGTTCGTCGGTGACCTCGCCAGCGCCCCGACCGCCCTGGTGGACGCGAAGCTTCCACCGGGCCTAGCGGACCGCAGTCCGCGTCGGAGCCTCGGAAGGAGGCGAGGGAGGGGAGAGCTTGCCAGCATTGAGCAGGATTGCTGGGCAACGAAGTTGCCCAATCAATCTGGACGTCCTTAACGCGGCCGAACAGACAGAACCTGCCGGCCGTCGGCCGCTTCGCGCCTGTCTCGCTCGAATCGGGAGGCCCGGAAGCGACCGCCCGGGTGCTCATGACCATTGACCAATTTATTCCGAACATCCGCCTCGCGCTCGAGGAGCTTGAACGGCAGGCCGGCCTCATCGAGGCCCGGTTCAAGGGCGCCCAGGAGGAGGCGGCAAAGTACGCGAGACGCATGAAGGACCAGGACAGGGGATACGCGTAAGGGACAACAGAGTGTTTGACGGTTGACCGATTGATTTACAAGGGGAGGAGCGCCGTTGTTTTCCAGGGACCATGCGTGTGAAGCTAGTCGCCTTGATGTTGATGGTGATCTTCGCAGGCACAGCCGCCCATGGCGGCGCAACGCACGTTTCCGACGATAAGATCCCCTGGGGATGCCCGGCCCCCGACTGCATCCCTGCAATTACGACGCCACGCTTCACGGACGAATCCTATCTCCGCGACGATGAGCTCGTAATAGGGGTCTCAATCGACGGCGATGCAAGGGCGTATCCGGTGAAGGTCCTCGACTGGCACGAGATCGTTGACGACACGGTGGGCGGAAAGCCCCTCGCAGTCACCTATTGTCCGCTCTGCGGAAGCGCAGTGGCCTATGAGAGGACCGTGCAGGGACAGATCCTGACGTTCGCCGTGTCCGGTCGGCTCTACAAGAACGACCTTGTGATGTATGACCGGGAAACGGGTACGCTCTGGGCCCAGATCCCCGGCGAGGGCATCCGTGGCGTGTTGCACGGCGTCAAGCTCCAAACGGAGCAGACCAGCGTCCTCACGTGGGGGGAGTGGCGGTCAAGCCACCCGGCAACGAAACTTCTCGCCCTACCCGACACCTACCCCTCGTCGCAATACGACCGCTACCCATACGGCTCATACCGCGACAATCGGCAGATCGGGATTTCGGGCCGGGAGCGAAGCGACGTGGCGGGACTGCATCCAAAGGCGTTCGTAGCGGGGATCCAATTGCTTGGGGAGGCGAGGGCGTACACCTTCGAATCGCTCTCGCGCCTCGCCGTCGTCAACGACACTCTCGGAGGCGTCCCCAACGTCGTGGCTTTGGTCGAAGGCGAGGTGCACGCCTACGAACGCGGGGACCGGCAGTTCGTCGCCGGGCCTGGGCCAGGGAACATGGTGGATGGGAGCGGACGCATCTACGGTGTCCGATGCGGTTGCGAGACTTACGGTGGCGAGGCCCTGCAACGTGTCGACGTGGTCAACCTCTTCTGGTTCGCTTGGTACGATTTCCACCCGGACACGACCGTTTTCAACGCTTCCGGCGAACCCTTTAGGCCAACGGCGGGGCCGCGTGAGACCTCAGCCGCGGGGCCGTTCGTCACGGGGTTCGCGCTCATCGCGACCGCCGCCGCGCTCGCGTTGTTCCTTCGTGGACGCAGCTCGAAGTAACCTGTACGTCGCAACGAGGCCCAACACGAAGAGCGACGCCCAGACCACCTGCGGGACGGCCACGGTCGCGGCCAAGAGGCGGTCGTTGAGTTCGCCGTAGATGTCCGTGAGGCCCCACGCGGCGTATTGTTCGGTGAGAGCGAGCGTGCCGTCGAAAACGATAAAGGCGCCGCCAAGCGCGATGAGGACGACGCCGGTAAGGAGGCGTGTCGTGGTCGTGGCGCCCACAACCGGTAACGCGAGCGGACGCGCATGAAAGAGGCCGCCTCGGATGAGCTTCGTCCGGTCCCCGACAACGGCTAGTGCGAAGAGCGGCGTGACAATCCCGAGCGCGAACACGAGGAAGAGGAGGATCGCCTCAGCCGTGCCGAACGCGCTTCCAAGGGCGAGAAGCTGGATGGCCCCGATGATGGGCGCGGTGCACGACGAGGTGGCGAGCCCGAAGACGAGGCCCATGACATAGACGCGAGGCGTTTCGTCGTTTCCCGCAAGCATGGCTCTGGCAGTGAGGTGGCCGGCCGAGCGCGAGGAGAGCGCGGCCCACGGGGCAAACCCGACGATCGTCACTAACCCCAAAAGAATCAAGATCGCGCCGCCGGCCTGGAAGAATAGCGTCCTGTTCATGATGAAAAGGTCCGAGAAGAGCGAGGTCGCGAACCCGATCGGGACGAAAACCGTCGCAAGGCCCAAGTAGAAGACGTAAGTCATCTCGATGAGGCGACCCCGGTTCGTGAACGAGTACGCGAAGAAGGCCGGTATGATAGCGCCCGAGCAGGGGGAGAGGAAAGCGAGCACGCCGGCCAGGTACGCGGCCGGAAAGGTCACCAATATGGGGACAGGCATGACGCCGGGCGCAAGCCCCGCCCCTAAGAGGCGCCCAGAGAGGGAAAGGACGCTTGCGAGCCCTGCCACGAGGATGGTAAGCACGCGCGCGTCCCAAACGCCGATTCCCGCTCTCGGGCCGCGTCTCTCCATGGTCCGGGACGCGCTTGATCGCCCGTCCACTTCAGCCGCGCCCCAAGGCCGCGTTTATCGCCTGTGCGAAGACCGGGTACGGCTGGGCCCCGCTGATGAATTGGACGTGGCCATCCGGGGCGACAACGAAAAACGACGGCGTGCCCCGGGCACCGGCCTTCTGCCCGTCGGACAGGTCTCGGCTCACTTCCGACCGCTTCGCTTTCGCGGTGAAGCACGATCTCCAAGCTTCGGCGTCAAGACCTGCCGAACCGGCGTACGTGACGCCCGCGGACTCGATCGCGGCGTCGCCACGCCGGCCGTATTCGAGGTTCAGGTTCGCTTGGTCCCGGTAGAACCACGACGTGAAGTTCCAGTACGAGGCGGTGCGTTGCGCGAAGGCGCACTCGCGCGCGAGCATGCCGGGAGCACCCCATGGGTTTCCCCCGGAGAATTCGCGGCCGATGATCCGGACGCTGCCGGGGTCCACGTAATCGGCCACGATGCGGGAAAGCGTGTCGTCGTGGAATCGCTTGCAGAACGGACAATCGGGGTCCTCGAAGAGCACGAGTGCCACGGGAGCCGAATCGTTTCCGAGGGTGGGTTGGCCGTGCCCGACGACGAGCGCCGCGGTATCGCCGACGTCCCTTGCCGCGATCTGTTGGCTTGCTCCCGAAAGCCATGTCGCCAGAAGCACGCCGAACGCGATCGCGCCGATGCCAACAACGAGAAGGGCGGCGCCGCCGAGTAGCCTTCGCCTGGCGGCCGGACCGTGGGCGTGCGCGTCGTGCGCCTTCAGGTGTCTCGCCGTTTTGAACGTCTTTCCGCATCGGGGGCAGCGGCGCGTTCCTTGGCCGGCGGCGGCCATGATCTCCCTATCGGCTCCTTGTGGAGCCCTCGGCGGGGATCGCGTACCCGGAGAGGAGCATCGTCCCCATGGTCGTGAGCTTGATGATGAGCCTCCCGCGCGTGCCCCGGTCGATCTCGACGAGGCCGAGCTCTTCGAGCCCTTTGTTTTCGCGGCCCCCGCGCAGGTGGTACGAGAGGAGGGACTTGTCCACGCCGGAGGTCTCCGAGAGCTTCTGTAGGCTATCGCTTGCGCCACCCTCCGCCGCGAGAGCCCGCAGTATCGAGAGCTTGCTCTCGCTGATGAGTTCCTGGTAACTGAACTTGAGCACGGGGAACAGCATCGGCTTTCCATTTTCCACGCCGAATGCCTTTAGCCCGTTCACGAACGCTGCCGAGAGCGCAGCACAGCCGGACATGCGAGTCCCCGAAGCCACGTTCACGTAGATGTCGTCGTAACGCACGGAGACGTCTGACACGACCTCGCTGACCTTCCGAAGAACGCCGAGAAGCACGTCCCCTTCGACCTTGACAAGGTCGATCTCCATTTTGAGGGGGTCAAGGAGGCCCCGTACGCGGCGGGCCGTGGCCTCGAATTCCGGGGTGAAGATCAAGATGAGCTTGCTCACCGGGTACTCCCGAACACCGACCATTATTGGGTCCGTGTCCTCGCCGACGGTCGCGATCTGGAGAATGCCCACGGAATATCGTAGAGAAGGTCAATGCCTTGAAGGTTCTCTTGAACCGTTGTGCCGCGTTGGCCTATTTTCGGGCGACGGCGACGGCGTAACCTATGTCCCCGGCACGAAGCGCCCCGCCGAGGGCGGTCGCGAATGCAAGGCCCCTAGCGGCCGTTTCGCTTCCTGCCGAGGCGGCGGTTTCGAGGAGACCATACACATCCATCCGCTCAAGGACTCGGCTTCGGAATTCCACGAGCGCGTCGGAGCGATCAGCGTAAAGGTCAATGCGAAGTCCGGACGCGTTCAAAAGGCGCTCAAGGCTCTTTCGCGGGAGCGCTTCACGCAGGCAAGCGAGGGAGAATACGGGGTCGCGCAGGGCTTCCTGGGGCCCTTCGAGGGTGACGTCGCTCATGACCAAACGCCCTCCCGGGACCAGCACGCGACGCATCTCCGCGAGCACCACCGCCGGCTCGCCGGTGAGGCAAAGCGAGCATTCCACGAACGCGGCGTCGAAGCTCTCGCTCATGAACGGGAGGTCGCCTCCGGTCCCCATCACGAGGGCGTCGGCGCCTGCGGATCTCGCGCGTCGGAGAAGCGGGCGCGACGGATCCAATCCCACTGACGTTGCCCCGTGGCCGCGTGAAAGTGTTTCGAGTGTCGATCCTGGGCCGCATGCGACGTCGAGCACACGGCAGCCCGGTGCGATACGAGCGAGCCTTGCAAGCTCACTCGTGAGCGCGGCCCCACCGGGGTGGAGACTGCGGCCGAGGATAGCCTCGATGAGCGGCTCTTCATATCCTCGCATGTTTGCGCTCACGAGACGCACCGCCTCCCTTCGAGTTCGAGCCGTTCCCTGAACACGTACTTCCCCGCCTCGTCTGTCATGTTGTACGCGCAGAACGGCACGAGGCCCCCTTTGGGATCCGGGACGCCCACGCAACAATTCATGAGGCGCCTCGTGTCGGCGGAACCGAGATCCATAAAACCCATTATGGAGACCGTCAGGCTCCGCTTCAGAAGCTCGCCGGCCGCGCCGGGCACCGGCAGGGCGCACGCGCAGGCGATTTCGACCACGCGGTCGCGGCCCCGCTGCGTCGACGCCATGACTTCGAGGTAGTCCTTCTCACGCACCCTCGACAGCACCTCGGCGAGTACGCCCGGCGATACGAACCGCGTGAGGGGGACCGGGCCCGCGGGCGTCTTCAGGATGACGGTCGCCGCCGAACAGAAGGCCGAACAGCAAGGTACCGGGACGATATCCGTTTCGCGCAGT from Euryarchaeota archaeon harbors:
- a CDS encoding tRNA (N(6)-L-threonylcarbamoyladenosine(37)-C(2))-methylthiotransferase encodes the protein MQVYLETHGCAVTQGESRVIESVLVRDGHALSPTLADADTAIIVTCAVVERTERDMARRIAALKESGKDVIVTGCLATSRADLIRDIAPQAIILPPQGVAHASTVIETGVVPPKKDPRVRVRRQDSAPVETIVINDGCTGNCSFCITKLARPGLETFSIDDITADVRDAVDAGAVEIRLTSMDTAAYGAGTGPRLPALLQRVSRVDGDFRVRVGMMNPFALEPILDDLIEAFREPKLFKFLHLPVQSGSDPILTAMGRHHTAADFKDIVARFRAEFPDITIATDVITGFPEEDETAFEATVRLLDDVSPDIINITRFSRRPGTRADAFGGQVPSRVATDRSRILTKHRLRTSRERLRRHVGRRVRVLATERLRQGSVVGRTQEYRQVVLPDVPLARWYDVEVTGSTDHWLVGEIVSGGVAPTETSHQAE
- a CDS encoding DNA-binding protein — its product is MKVSELRDRAKVDTIDVEVVKKEEPREFTSKYGDSGMVCDAVVKDETGEVDLTLWNDEIQKVSVGNKIRITNGWVSAFRGKNKLSAGKYGKLEVL
- a CDS encoding NUDIX domain-containing protein encodes the protein MEAPGEPLETAFDGRLKDFINGPTACILLPEMFDIVDADDQVIGQASRAEVHRRRLLHRSVHVYVFNSKGELYLQHRSMKKDLYPGKWTGSASGHLGPGESYASAARRELKEELGVDCDMHEAYRFDYEGREEREKSALFLARHDGPMAHNREEVSDGRFETLATVEAWLRERPDDFAPGFQVGFEKFLREGPALPLVGDPGDKRRRGL
- a CDS encoding endo alpha-1,4 polygalactosaminidase, which translates into the protein MACALILVLSVTGCLRPPSDAKNLTAVDDVTAGGMSDDEGPGDGAAGDTEGEDAPSDEGAGTGPDENADMNGTGDDSIGGSETDAGGASITGLRPVAKPWGDVDDFAYQLQDLDLVQIGASRFDLVVIDYSRDGTDPGRFTHAEIDALRNGSGGPKLVLAYVSIGEAEDYRYYWNASWDADGDGVPDADSPAWLGPENPEWPGNYKVRYWDAAWRAIVFDYMDRIVKAGFDGVYLDIIDAYEYWGPGGESGLERASSEAEMVELVKSIGEHARSTRGRVGFGLFPQNGEALAVHDDYVSAISGIGKEDTWYNDDTPQGTTHTEKVTSMLDVFRAAGKLVLTTDYATKTASIDDVFLESRSRGYVPYATVRSLDRLSVPEGHPPD
- a CDS encoding ABC-F family ATP-binding cassette domain-containing protein, with translation MTRLLVAADGVSFAYGSRRVLADARFKIEEGERIALFGPNGAGKTTILGLITGRLKPETGDMYVDNRMRYGYMTQQFEFAPDATVGSLLTVKSTQVTNLEGEIHDIEERMADPRFYEAPGYEDVLTHYSELQREVQSLSSKGSASAALTMLNELGLEDVEMETKMKELSGGQKTRVLLAKALANWEEMDLLMLDEPTNHLDIETVEWLEEFLVERYNRGLILVAHDQYLMDNLATKILELDNHHVVEWDGNFTDYKDQKAAYTRAMDAKRRREFDEVQRQIQIIEEIKRRNRFDAQARSKMTRLHKMKRDSEPAGLRQKTFNMKLEAAHKSSNEVLAFEGVSKRFGDDVLLENSEMHISKGDKIGLIGPNGCGKTTILRMIVGLEKATKGRIHMAPGVKLGFFDQEHAGLDPNRKLIEEVRSVRPKMADEEARGILGRFLFRGEDAFKTAGKLSGGEKARLALAKFLIGETNFLVLDEPTNHLDLASQDVIEKALAEYDGTMLVVSHDRHFLDAVVTKIAVVAKRNVGLFTGNFSSTRTLTRLQEFQETGKPVEYVVRKTFKDYEKGVRYSWGTSVTVTGNETQTTKRLFKYAMERGWMERKE
- a CDS encoding Lrp/AsnC ligand binding domain-containing protein — protein: MLGYVLVRTAPGKEHDVFKALEKIPQIKEKYGLFGEFDVICKIEANNADDVTEVVVGKIRTIAGVIDTKTFISTSL
- a CDS encoding DUF3179 domain-containing protein, whose protein sequence is MRVKLVALMLMVIFAGTAAHGGATHVSDDKIPWGCPAPDCIPAITTPRFTDESYLRDDELVIGVSIDGDARAYPVKVLDWHEIVDDTVGGKPLAVTYCPLCGSAVAYERTVQGQILTFAVSGRLYKNDLVMYDRETGTLWAQIPGEGIRGVLHGVKLQTEQTSVLTWGEWRSSHPATKLLALPDTYPSSQYDRYPYGSYRDNRQIGISGRERSDVAGLHPKAFVAGIQLLGEARAYTFESLSRLAVVNDTLGGVPNVVALVEGEVHAYERGDRQFVAGPGPGNMVDGSGRIYGVRCGCETYGGEALQRVDVVNLFWFAWYDFHPDTTVFNASGEPFRPTAGPRETSAAGPFVTGFALIATAAALALFLRGRSSK